In Bosea vestrisii, the following are encoded in one genomic region:
- a CDS encoding glycosyltransferase has translation MSAAAGSAPLTILHVFRAPLGGLFRHVLDLARGQIARGHAVGIFCDSTTGGARADQVFAELGPQLSLGVTRVPMSRYPSLTDMRAQASAASIRKRIAPQVVHAHGSKGGVYARLPALVSPRRSYATAYTPHGGSFNYKPGSGEHRIYMAIERLLEPATDMFLFESAFIAGRFEACTGHKPRTDHRIVLNGISEAEFEPIDHSEAAFDLVYLGELRSAKGVDTLIEALALLKRRDGLTPRILIVGSGPDEALLRQMTVDQGVAAQCVFEPPGPIRDALAKAHVMVIPSRAESLPYVILEAAAAAQPLIATDVGGIKEIYGPGHAGRLIPPNEPTVLADTIRKTLATPAAERLAQAADLAEHVKANFRLDAMVDGVLDAYRAALGKRVG, from the coding sequence ATGTCCGCCGCGGCCGGCTCCGCTCCCCTGACGATCCTGCACGTCTTCCGCGCACCGCTCGGCGGCCTCTTCCGCCATGTGCTCGACCTCGCTCGCGGCCAGATCGCGCGGGGCCACGCCGTCGGCATCTTCTGCGATTCGACGACTGGCGGCGCGCGCGCCGACCAGGTCTTCGCCGAGCTCGGGCCGCAGCTCTCGCTTGGTGTCACGCGTGTTCCGATGTCGCGCTACCCGAGCCTCACCGACATGCGCGCGCAAGCTTCAGCTGCGTCGATACGCAAGCGAATCGCACCGCAGGTCGTGCATGCGCACGGCTCGAAGGGCGGCGTCTATGCCCGCCTGCCCGCTCTGGTCTCACCCCGGCGGAGCTATGCCACCGCCTATACGCCGCATGGTGGTAGCTTCAACTACAAGCCGGGCAGTGGCGAACACCGCATCTATATGGCGATCGAGCGCCTGCTCGAGCCGGCGACGGACATGTTCCTGTTCGAGAGCGCCTTCATCGCCGGGCGCTTCGAGGCCTGTACCGGGCACAAGCCGCGCACCGACCACAGGATCGTGCTGAACGGGATTTCGGAGGCAGAGTTCGAGCCGATCGATCATTCCGAGGCCGCGTTCGATCTCGTCTATCTCGGCGAACTGCGCTCGGCCAAGGGGGTCGACACGCTGATCGAAGCGCTCGCGCTGCTGAAGCGCCGCGACGGGCTGACGCCGCGCATCCTGATCGTCGGCTCCGGCCCGGACGAAGCGCTGCTGCGACAGATGACGGTCGACCAGGGCGTCGCCGCGCAATGCGTGTTCGAGCCACCGGGGCCGATTCGCGACGCGCTCGCCAAGGCGCATGTGATGGTGATCCCGTCGCGGGCGGAATCGCTGCCTTACGTCATCCTGGAGGCGGCAGCGGCAGCACAGCCGCTGATCGCGACCGATGTCGGGGGCATCAAGGAGATCTACGGCCCCGGCCATGCCGGCCGGCTGATCCCGCCGAACGAGCCGACCGTCCTGGCCGACACGATCCGGAAGACGCTGGCGACACCAGCAGCCGAGAGGCTGGCGCAAGCGGCCGATCTCGCCGAGCATGTGAAAGCCAATTTCCGGCTCGACGCCATGGTCGACGGTGTTCTCGACGCCTATCGGGCCGCGCTCGGTAAGCGTGTCGGCTGA
- a CDS encoding polysaccharide biosynthesis/export family protein, translating to MSRHPVCLALAAALALAGCAPRMVAPEFAVETAAPYQLASGDRLRVIVFGQDNLSNVYAVDGSGRISMPLIGAVEVQGRTTQQLERAIEAKLRGGYLREPRVSVEVDAYRPFFVLGEVTNSGQFPFVNGMTVQTAVAIAGGFTPRGQRNYAEVTRLMDGQLVTGTVPVTYPVRPGDTIVIKERWF from the coding sequence ATGAGTAGACATCCCGTCTGTCTGGCGCTTGCCGCCGCGCTCGCCCTTGCCGGCTGTGCGCCGCGCATGGTCGCACCGGAATTCGCCGTCGAGACGGCCGCGCCCTATCAGCTCGCCAGCGGCGATCGCTTACGCGTCATCGTCTTCGGCCAGGACAACCTCTCCAACGTCTATGCCGTCGACGGCTCCGGGCGGATCTCGATGCCGCTGATCGGCGCGGTCGAGGTTCAGGGGCGCACGACGCAACAGCTCGAACGAGCGATCGAGGCGAAGCTGCGCGGCGGCTATCTGCGCGAGCCCAGGGTTTCGGTCGAGGTCGACGCCTACCGCCCCTTCTTCGTGCTCGGCGAAGTCACCAATTCCGGCCAGTTCCCCTTCGTCAACGGCATGACGGTGCAGACGGCCGTGGCGATCGCTGGCGGCTTTACGCCGCGCGGCCAGCGCAATTATGCCGAGGTCACCAGGCTGATGGACGGCCAGCTCGTCACCGGCACGGTGCCTGTCACCTATCCGGTCAGGCCGGGCGACACGATCGTGATCAAGGAACGCTGGTTCTGA
- a CDS encoding GumC family protein, protein MTARYDTVAAAGESRSDLLDLPALWAAIKARKLWIIGPTLAALGLSFIAVNAVTPRYTGEARLLLENRDSFYTRPGQAPSESSGQQFDSEGVQSQVQVIMSRDLAREAIKRIGLVGNSEFDSGAGALGALKKVGVLLGIGAHPADRSPEERVLEKYYDRLLVFPVGRSRIVSIEFTSQDPALAAKAANEIAAVYLEMQEAAKQDTARSASSWLSTTIEPLRKRLAESEAKVEEFRSRHGLLVGANNTTITAQQLADLSTQLSNARNQQAESQAKASIIRDAIKAGRTFEIPDVANNDLVRRLIEQRVNLRAQLALESRNLLSEHPRIKELNAQLADLEGQIRAAAERAVRTLENEAKIAGQRVESVTAALEGQKKTASGANDDEVQLRALEREARTQRDQLEQYMLRYREALARDSLNATPADARVISRAIEPTEPSFPKKLPTMLVATLATFLVALAAVVSRELLNGGSPAPAEDAPRRRAPGRVEPAVGSEEEGDEVEAAAPPPRRRERIAGLLTHGGRIGQLHLDLTDPDAGAAELAACVNKASEGHAPLVLVLDGAEPGEASPRALALLLSERSRCILVDLASDGRDRAGFSELLAGEAMFSDIITREEDSRLHEIAPGRAGRHAVLAAPDIVDVALDALCETYDWVLVAAASTDEAEVLSPLLARAQGALVMAGHAGNGHAVEAAYRLTDLTGAPIALIMVDAPERVELAVQEKDPVPA, encoded by the coding sequence ATGACCGCTCGCTACGATACCGTTGCGGCCGCTGGCGAGAGCCGCTCCGATCTGCTCGACTTGCCGGCCCTCTGGGCCGCGATCAAGGCGCGCAAGCTCTGGATCATCGGGCCGACGCTGGCCGCGCTCGGGCTGTCCTTCATCGCGGTCAATGCCGTCACGCCGCGCTACACCGGCGAGGCACGGCTGCTGCTCGAAAACCGCGACAGTTTCTACACGCGGCCGGGGCAGGCGCCGTCGGAGAGCTCCGGCCAGCAATTCGACTCCGAGGGCGTGCAGAGCCAGGTCCAGGTCATCATGTCGCGCGATCTGGCGCGGGAGGCGATCAAGCGGATCGGCCTGGTCGGCAATTCGGAATTCGACTCAGGTGCCGGGGCGCTCGGCGCGCTGAAGAAGGTCGGTGTCCTGCTCGGCATCGGCGCCCATCCGGCTGACCGGTCGCCGGAGGAGCGGGTGCTGGAGAAATATTACGACCGGCTCCTGGTTTTCCCGGTTGGGCGCTCGCGCATCGTCTCGATCGAGTTCACCTCGCAGGATCCGGCGCTCGCCGCCAAGGCGGCCAACGAGATCGCTGCCGTTTATCTGGAGATGCAAGAGGCGGCCAAGCAGGATACGGCCCGCAGCGCCTCGTCCTGGCTCTCGACCACAATCGAGCCGCTGCGCAAGCGGCTGGCGGAATCGGAGGCCAAGGTCGAGGAGTTCCGCTCCCGCCACGGCCTTCTCGTCGGCGCCAACAACACGACGATCACCGCGCAGCAGCTCGCCGACCTGTCGACGCAGCTCTCCAATGCGCGGAACCAGCAGGCCGAGTCGCAGGCCAAGGCCTCGATCATCCGTGACGCGATCAAGGCCGGGCGTACCTTCGAGATTCCCGATGTCGCCAACAACGATCTCGTCCGCCGGCTGATCGAGCAGCGCGTCAACCTGCGGGCCCAGCTGGCGCTCGAATCGCGCAACCTCCTCTCCGAGCATCCGCGCATCAAGGAGCTGAACGCCCAGCTCGCCGACCTCGAGGGCCAGATCCGCGCCGCCGCCGAGCGCGCCGTGCGCACGCTGGAGAACGAGGCCAAGATCGCCGGCCAGCGCGTCGAGAGCGTCACCGCTGCGCTCGAAGGCCAGAAGAAGACCGCCTCGGGCGCCAATGACGACGAGGTCCAGCTGCGCGCGCTCGAGCGCGAGGCGCGGACCCAGCGCGACCAGCTCGAACAGTACATGCTGCGCTATCGCGAGGCGCTCGCCCGCGACAGTCTGAATGCAACGCCAGCCGATGCGCGGGTCATTTCGCGCGCCATCGAGCCGACCGAGCCGTCCTTCCCGAAGAAGCTGCCGACGATGCTCGTCGCGACGCTGGCGACCTTCCTGGTGGCACTGGCGGCGGTGGTCTCGCGTGAACTGCTGAACGGCGGCTCGCCGGCGCCGGCCGAAGATGCGCCGCGGCGCAGGGCGCCGGGCCGTGTCGAGCCGGCTGTCGGCTCCGAGGAAGAGGGCGACGAAGTCGAGGCCGCGGCCCCACCGCCACGTCGCCGCGAGCGCATTGCCGGCCTGCTGACCCATGGCGGACGCATCGGCCAGCTCCATCTCGACCTCACTGATCCCGATGCCGGCGCGGCCGAACTCGCCGCCTGCGTCAACAAGGCGAGCGAGGGCCATGCGCCGCTCGTCCTGGTGCTCGATGGCGCGGAGCCGGGCGAAGCCTCGCCGCGCGCTTTGGCGCTGCTCCTCTCCGAGCGCAGCCGCTGCATCCTGGTCGATCTCGCCAGTGACGGCCGCGACCGCGCCGGCTTCTCTGAGCTGCTCGCCGGCGAGGCGATGTTCTCCGACATCATCACCCGCGAGGAGGATTCGCGCCTGCACGAGATCGCGCCGGGCCGGGCCGGTCGGCACGCGGTGCTGGCGGCGCCAGACATCGTCGACGTCGCCCTCGATGCGCTCTGTGAGACCTATGACTGGGTGCTGGTCGCCGCCGCCTCGACCGACGAAGCCGAGGTTCTGTCGCCGCTGCTGGCGCGAGCCCAGGGCGCGCTGGTCATGGCCGGCCATGCCGGCAACGGCCACGCCGTCGAGGCCGCCTATCGCCTGACCGACCTGACCGGCGCCCCGATTGCGCTGATCATGGTCGATGCGCCCGAGCGGGTCGAGCTCGCCGTGCAGGAGAAGGACCCGGTGCCGGCCTGA
- a CDS encoding GFA family protein, with protein MTIISGSCHCGATKFEVLEPVTEVVACTCSICSNRGALWSYHKPAQFRLLTPRESLSTYRWQSKMVAHHFCGECGCTTFTESPDWSSGEPDFDNPKVAVNARVLDDFDLGAVPVRAIDGKNLW; from the coding sequence ATGACGATCATCAGCGGCAGCTGCCATTGCGGCGCGACGAAGTTCGAGGTTCTGGAGCCGGTCACCGAGGTGGTCGCCTGTACCTGCTCGATCTGCTCCAATCGCGGCGCGCTATGGAGCTACCACAAGCCCGCCCAGTTCCGGCTGCTGACGCCACGCGAGAGCCTTTCGACCTATCGCTGGCAGAGCAAGATGGTGGCGCATCATTTCTGCGGCGAGTGCGGTTGCACCACCTTCACCGAATCGCCGGACTGGTCGAGCGGCGAGCCCGATTTCGACAATCCGAAGGTCGCCGTGAACGCGCGCGTGCTCGACGATTTCGATCTCGGCGCCGTTCCGGTCAGGGCGATCGACGGCAAGAACCTCTGGTAG
- a CDS encoding GNAT family N-acetyltransferase, whose translation MSAVADSAPSLPVLPALRRDAEVHPWHRLGVSSDIAALEADWRALEAGALVTPYQAYDWVRPFVETIGRAEAMEFRFVRAEDEQGELLALFPLVITRRLSTRFAEFIGGKHANYHMALYRPDFAAALDAATTQSLLKEIGATLGGIDALFLINQPVAWQGIANPPARLAAGQSPSRAYKLALEPGDGEGTLRRSMSKHARKKLTTKRNRFAELGPSELVRARGETEIARVLDTFLAQKAARFAQMGVPDPFAAPAIRDFLHRGAIGSPGHPPVIELYSLDLAGRPVATYVGAAQDKRFSGMATSFDLASGAARSSPGEILLVELIRHKCQAGLTMFDLGIGEARYKTTICDDSDDLVDTFFPLTAKGRAYASYSRAKRALKRRIKASPVALKAAQRVLGWLRRRKPGDVDE comes from the coding sequence ATGTCCGCCGTCGCCGATAGCGCGCCCAGCCTGCCTGTCCTTCCTGCCTTGCGGCGGGACGCAGAAGTGCACCCCTGGCACAGGCTCGGCGTCAGCAGCGATATCGCCGCGCTGGAAGCCGACTGGCGCGCGCTCGAAGCGGGCGCCCTGGTGACGCCCTACCAAGCCTATGACTGGGTCCGGCCTTTCGTCGAGACGATCGGGCGAGCCGAAGCCATGGAGTTCCGCTTCGTCCGGGCCGAAGATGAGCAAGGCGAGCTGCTCGCACTGTTCCCACTGGTGATCACGCGGCGCCTGAGCACGCGCTTCGCCGAGTTCATCGGCGGTAAGCACGCCAATTATCATATGGCCCTGTATCGACCGGATTTCGCCGCGGCGCTCGATGCAGCGACAACGCAGTCGCTGCTGAAGGAAATCGGCGCGACTCTCGGCGGGATCGACGCGCTGTTCCTGATCAACCAGCCGGTCGCCTGGCAGGGCATCGCCAACCCGCCGGCAAGGCTCGCCGCGGGGCAGAGCCCGAGCCGCGCCTACAAGCTCGCGCTCGAACCCGGCGATGGCGAGGGCACGCTCCGGCGCTCGATGAGCAAGCATGCCCGCAAGAAGCTGACGACGAAGCGCAACCGCTTCGCCGAGCTCGGCCCGTCCGAGCTGGTCCGGGCCCGCGGCGAAACCGAGATTGCGCGCGTGCTCGACACCTTCCTGGCGCAGAAGGCCGCCCGCTTCGCCCAGATGGGCGTGCCCGACCCGTTCGCCGCGCCGGCGATCCGCGATTTCCTGCATCGCGGCGCCATCGGCAGCCCCGGCCATCCGCCGGTGATCGAACTCTATTCCCTCGACCTCGCTGGCCGTCCGGTGGCAACCTATGTTGGGGCCGCCCAGGACAAGCGCTTCTCCGGCATGGCGACCTCCTTCGACCTCGCCTCCGGCGCGGCGCGCAGCAGTCCGGGCGAGATCCTTCTGGTCGAATTGATCAGACACAAATGCCAGGCCGGCCTGACCATGTTCGATCTCGGCATCGGCGAGGCGCGCTACAAGACGACGATCTGCGACGACAGCGACGATCTGGTCGACACCTTCTTTCCGTTGACCGCCAAGGGCCGTGCCTACGCCAGCTACAGCCGGGCCAAGCGCGCGCTGAAGCGGCGGATCAAGGCCTCGCCTGTCGCGCTCAAAGCGGCGCAACGCGTCCTTGGCTGGCTGAGGCGCCGCAAGCCAGGCGACGTGGACGAATAA
- a CDS encoding polysaccharide deacetylase family protein: MSLRHKAFSAAFRMIAATGADRWGRGLAQGKGAILTLHHVRPAAAGGFRPNGLLEITPGFLDRALTQIRAEGYDIVSLDEALARLADPRPGRFFVALTFDDGYRDNLDHAWPVLARHEAPWTLYVVRGFAERTARLWWLELEEAIRVLPHIALDLPDGRFDVPASSDVQKQKAFDQLYWRLRKEPEAILLSTISGLAGEAGIDPAALVERECLPAETLRSLAGAPGVTIGAHTLSHPMLAKHPEEVARREIVESKAWLEEALGMPIRHFAYPVGDPGSAGPREFTLAKEAGFASAVTTRPGHLFAEHAQHLHALPRVSLNGLHQSEAALRALLSGLPFLLWNRGRKVSVG; encoded by the coding sequence ATGAGCCTGCGCCACAAGGCTTTTTCCGCCGCGTTCCGGATGATCGCGGCGACCGGTGCCGACCGCTGGGGCAGGGGGCTGGCCCAGGGTAAGGGCGCGATCCTGACGCTGCACCATGTCCGCCCGGCGGCGGCCGGGGGCTTCCGGCCGAACGGGCTGCTCGAGATCACGCCTGGCTTCCTCGACCGGGCGCTGACCCAGATCCGCGCCGAGGGCTACGACATCGTCTCGCTCGACGAGGCGCTGGCGCGACTGGCCGATCCCAGGCCCGGCCGCTTCTTCGTCGCGCTCACCTTCGATGACGGCTATCGCGACAATCTCGACCATGCCTGGCCGGTGCTGGCCAGGCACGAGGCGCCGTGGACGCTCTATGTCGTGCGCGGCTTTGCCGAGCGCACGGCGCGGCTCTGGTGGCTGGAGCTGGAGGAGGCGATCCGGGTCCTGCCGCACATCGCGCTCGACCTGCCCGATGGCCGCTTCGATGTGCCCGCGAGTAGTGATGTGCAGAAGCAGAAAGCTTTCGACCAGCTCTACTGGCGTCTGCGCAAGGAGCCGGAAGCGATTCTGCTCTCGACGATTTCCGGGCTTGCGGGAGAGGCCGGCATCGATCCTGCGGCGCTGGTCGAGCGCGAATGCCTGCCGGCCGAGACCTTGCGCTCGCTCGCCGGCGCGCCCGGCGTCACCATCGGCGCCCATACGCTCAGCCACCCGATGCTGGCCAAGCACCCGGAAGAGGTCGCGCGCCGCGAGATCGTCGAGAGCAAGGCCTGGTTGGAGGAGGCGCTTGGCATGCCCATCCGCCACTTCGCCTATCCGGTCGGCGATCCCGGCTCCGCCGGCCCGCGCGAATTCACGCTGGCGAAGGAAGCCGGGTTCGCCAGCGCCGTGACGACAAGGCCGGGGCACCTCTTCGCCGAGCACGCGCAGCATCTGCACGCGCTGCCGCGCGTCTCGCTCAACGGCCTGCATCAGAGCGAGGCGGCGCTCCGGGCGCTGCTCTCGGGACTGCCGTTCTTGCTCTGGAATCGGGGCAGGAAAGTAAGCGTCGGCTAG